In the Thermodesulfovibrio yellowstonii DSM 11347 genome, one interval contains:
- the rpsT gene encoding 30S ribosomal protein S20: protein MATKRSTVKKRSKSVLKRIRQDAKRRLRNQAWKTKIKTCIKKVEETIAQNNKDSIQAVLNEAIKVISKAASKGIIHKNTASRKISRLTKKANTVLISSSSMN, encoded by the coding sequence TTGGCAACTAAAAGATCAACAGTAAAAAAAAGAAGTAAATCAGTATTAAAAAGAATAAGGCAGGATGCAAAAAGAAGATTAAGAAATCAGGCATGGAAAACAAAAATAAAGACATGTATAAAAAAAGTTGAAGAAACTATTGCCCAAAATAATAAAGATTCAATTCAAGCAGTATTAAATGAGGCAATAAAAGTGATCAGCAAAGCTGCATCAAAAGGGATTATTCATAAAAATACAGCATCCAGAAAAATATCAAGATTGACCAAAAAAGCTAATACTGTTTTAATTTCTTCAAGTTCTATGAACTAA
- a CDS encoding 1,4-dihydroxy-6-naphthoate synthase, with product MLKFGISPCPNDIFIFFGIIEKKIKTEGLDFDFVIEDVETLNNLCMEKALDISKISAHAFYYLQNDYIMLSSGGALSEYGPVVITKNLEKLKNLSNIKIALPGRLTTASALMWFYWQKNFPNKKYIVEFMPFYKIIDKIIKEEADIGVVIHEGRFIYSLKGLELVEDLGKFWIQETSLPIPLGLIISQKSLNIKKALEKIIQESLNYAYSHFDEAMKFIKKYSQELDEDVIKSHIQCYVNKFTFDMGEKGIQAIDELIKRIERHAIWS from the coding sequence ATGTTAAAGTTTGGAATATCTCCATGTCCCAATGATATATTCATATTTTTTGGAATAATAGAAAAAAAGATAAAAACTGAAGGATTGGACTTTGATTTTGTCATTGAAGATGTAGAAACTCTAAATAATCTGTGCATGGAAAAGGCTCTTGATATCTCAAAAATTTCAGCTCATGCCTTTTATTATCTTCAAAATGATTATATTATGCTGTCCTCAGGTGGAGCTTTATCAGAATATGGACCTGTGGTGATAACAAAAAACTTAGAAAAACTTAAAAATCTTTCAAATATTAAAATTGCTCTACCTGGCAGATTAACAACCGCTTCTGCTCTCATGTGGTTTTACTGGCAAAAAAATTTCCCCAATAAAAAATATATAGTTGAGTTTATGCCTTTTTATAAAATTATTGATAAGATTATTAAAGAAGAGGCAGATATAGGAGTCGTTATTCACGAGGGAAGGTTTATATATTCCTTAAAAGGACTTGAATTAGTTGAAGATCTTGGGAAATTTTGGATACAAGAAACTTCATTGCCAATTCCTCTCGGTTTAATCATATCCCAAAAATCATTGAATATAAAAAAAGCTCTTGAAAAAATTATCCAAGAAAGTCTCAATTATGCCTATTCTCACTTTGATGAAGCCATGAAGTTTATTAAAAAATATTCTCAGGAACTTGATGAAGATGTTATAAAATCCCATATTCAATGCTATGTAAATAAATTTACTTTTGATATGGGTGAAAAAGGTATACAGGCAATAGATGAATTAATCAAGAGGATAGAGAGGCATGCCATATGGTCATAG
- a CDS encoding PAS domain-containing protein: protein MIIKGISGIVLIYLFIGSMWILFSDTILSYFIKDVSELTKFQTYKGWFYVSITGLLLYFLIKGYTWKLINSQRRIKELYSELNSFIQLIPDGIVIISQDFKILWMNTVVEKLLDKKIHEGINMHCYEIFYKKNVICEVCPVKKAFENVCLVEETITYLSGSIFNIRAVPIFDEYHKVSKVMVLIRDVTKQKKNRGTINSSAEDRSSSFVSQWNCS from the coding sequence GTGATAATTAAAGGAATTTCAGGCATAGTTTTGATTTATCTGTTTATTGGAAGTATGTGGATACTATTTTCCGATACGATACTTTCATATTTTATCAAAGATGTTTCTGAATTGACCAAATTTCAGACCTATAAAGGATGGTTTTATGTTTCTATCACAGGATTATTACTTTATTTCTTGATAAAGGGATACACGTGGAAGTTAATAAACTCTCAGAGAAGAATAAAAGAACTTTATAGTGAGCTCAATTCCTTTATCCAATTAATACCAGATGGCATTGTTATTATTTCACAGGATTTTAAAATTTTATGGATGAATACAGTAGTTGAAAAACTGTTGGATAAAAAAATTCATGAAGGAATTAATATGCACTGTTATGAGATTTTTTATAAAAAAAATGTTATCTGCGAAGTATGTCCTGTAAAGAAAGCCTTTGAAAATGTTTGTCTTGTAGAGGAAACTATAACTTATCTTTCAGGATCAATTTTCAACATAAGAGCTGTGCCCATATTTGATGAATATCATAAGGTTTCAAAGGTTATGGTTTTAATCAGAGATGTTACAAAACAGAAAAAAAACAGAGGAACAATTAATTCAAGCGCAGAAGATAGAAGCAGCAGCTTTGTTAGCCAATGGAATTGCTCATGA
- a CDS encoding ABC transporter ATP-binding protein has translation MDVVVGKNLTKYYKKFKALDSANFEIKEGECFGFLGPNGAGKTTIMGMIYGFITLSEGEIKIFGIKIDEKTLPKLKRRIGVIPQDNNLDPDLNVLENLIVYARYFDISKNEAIRRAKELLKFVKLEEWSKINVRKLSGGMQRKLIFARGLINDPDIIILDEPTTGLDPRSRRQIWDKIEVLKHSGKTLILTTHYMEEAEKLCDRLAIMDKGKILIIDTPQNLSIKFGGNLEHVYLNMTEG, from the coding sequence GTGGATGTAGTTGTAGGAAAAAATTTAACAAAATATTACAAAAAATTTAAAGCCCTTGATTCAGCCAATTTTGAGATAAAAGAAGGTGAATGCTTCGGATTTCTTGGTCCAAATGGTGCTGGAAAAACAACAATAATGGGAATGATTTACGGGTTTATTACTCTGTCTGAAGGGGAGATAAAAATATTTGGTATAAAAATAGACGAAAAAACCCTTCCAAAACTTAAAAGAAGAATTGGAGTTATTCCTCAGGACAACAATCTTGACCCTGATCTCAATGTCCTTGAAAATCTGATCGTTTATGCAAGATACTTTGATATATCTAAGAACGAAGCTATTAGAAGAGCCAAGGAACTTCTTAAATTTGTAAAACTTGAGGAATGGAGCAAAATCAATGTTAGGAAACTTTCAGGAGGGATGCAAAGAAAGCTTATATTTGCAAGAGGTTTAATAAATGACCCAGACATAATAATTCTTGATGAACCCACAACAGGTCTTGACCCTCGTAGCAGAAGACAGATATGGGATAAAATTGAAGTTTTAAAGCATTCTGGTAAAACACTTATCCTTACAACTCATTACATGGAAGAAGCTGAAAAACTCTGTGACAGGCTTGCAATTATGGACAAAGGTAAAATATTGATTATTGATACCCCCCAGAACCTTTCAATTAAATTTGGTGGAAATCTTGAGCATGTTTATTTAAATATGACTGAGGGATAA
- the moaC gene encoding cyclic pyranopterin monophosphate synthase MoaC, which yields MFTHFDEKGQARMVDVTGKPVTERIAIAEGIVKMKPETLKMILNKKIVKGDVFQVARLAGIMAAKMTPHLIPLCHPLPITSIEIDFEPDEDNSQVKIKTTVKTTAQTGVEMEAMVATSLASLTVYDMCKAVDKEMIIGDIKLVYKAGGKSGEFVRT from the coding sequence ATGTTTACTCATTTTGATGAAAAAGGACAGGCAAGGATGGTTGATGTTACAGGCAAACCTGTAACAGAAAGGATTGCTATTGCTGAAGGTATTGTAAAAATGAAACCAGAAACTTTGAAAATGATTTTAAACAAAAAAATTGTAAAGGGCGATGTTTTTCAGGTTGCCCGCCTTGCTGGAATTATGGCTGCAAAAATGACACCTCATCTTATTCCACTTTGCCATCCTCTTCCAATTACGTCTATTGAAATTGATTTTGAACCAGATGAAGATAACTCTCAGGTAAAAATAAAAACTACTGTAAAGACAACTGCTCAAACAGGAGTTGAAATGGAAGCAATGGTTGCAACATCTTTGGCATCTCTTACAGTATATGACATGTGCAAGGCTGTTGATAAAGAAATGATAATTGGAGATATAAAGCTTGTTTATAAAGCAGGAGGTAAAAGCGGTGAGTTTGTTAGAACCTAA
- a CDS encoding DHA2 family efflux MFS transporter permease subunit, with protein sequence MKRFWIVLTVMLPTFIEILDTTINNVALRHIQGSLSAGVDESTWIITSYLVSNAIVIPMAGWLSKIFGRKNYLIFSITVFTISSFLCGMAWSLTSLIFFRVLQGIGGGGLQPLSQSILLETFPKEKYGTAMAIYGMGIIMAPILGPIVGGWIADNFSWRWIYYINIPVGIISILMTYLIIEDPHYLKREKLRIDYPGIIFLALGIGCLQIMLDKGEREDWFESKFIITLFVISILSLATLLWWELKRAEHPIVNFRLFKDRNFFFGNLVMFFTFVNLFGSIILLPIYVQNLMGYTAFLAGLVLGPAGIVQFIAFPISGKIVDRINPKIPLAFGIIMCAYSTHLMSLFNLQAGFWDFVYPRAVLALGMAFVITPLAAMTVAYIPKEKMQDATPLNGVIRNIGGSVGTAIVTTIVSQRTQFHQARLVENLTPYDIPYQIIIEKLNEYLSIRTFLPPENPIYRELIRQAQTIAFNEAFWILSIAMISMIVTIMFFRKPIYKKKGGNAGAVH encoded by the coding sequence ATGAAACGGTTCTGGATTGTTTTAACTGTAATGCTTCCTACTTTTATTGAGATTCTTGATACAACCATAAATAATGTTGCATTGAGACATATTCAGGGAAGTCTTTCAGCAGGAGTTGATGAATCAACATGGATTATTACTTCTTATCTTGTTTCAAATGCCATAGTAATTCCAATGGCTGGATGGTTGAGCAAGATTTTTGGGAGAAAAAATTATTTAATTTTTTCTATAACAGTTTTTACAATTTCTTCCTTTTTATGTGGTATGGCTTGGAGTCTTACATCTTTGATATTTTTCAGAGTTCTTCAAGGAATTGGGGGAGGAGGGTTACAGCCTTTAAGTCAGAGTATACTTCTTGAGACATTTCCAAAAGAAAAGTATGGCACAGCAATGGCAATTTATGGAATGGGTATAATTATGGCACCAATACTTGGTCCGATAGTTGGAGGATGGATTGCTGATAATTTCTCGTGGAGATGGATATACTACATAAATATCCCAGTTGGAATCATATCTATTTTAATGACTTATCTTATTATAGAGGACCCTCACTATTTAAAGAGAGAAAAACTACGCATTGATTATCCGGGAATAATTTTTTTAGCCTTAGGTATCGGATGTCTTCAAATAATGCTGGATAAGGGCGAGAGGGAAGATTGGTTTGAATCAAAGTTTATAATAACTCTTTTTGTCATAAGCATTTTAAGCCTTGCAACTCTTTTATGGTGGGAACTAAAGCGAGCAGAACATCCAATTGTTAATTTCAGGCTTTTTAAAGATAGAAATTTCTTTTTTGGTAATCTTGTGATGTTTTTTACTTTTGTTAATCTTTTTGGAAGTATTATTCTCTTACCAATCTATGTTCAGAATTTAATGGGATACACAGCATTTTTGGCAGGATTAGTTCTTGGTCCTGCTGGAATTGTTCAGTTTATAGCTTTTCCCATAAGTGGTAAAATAGTTGATAGGATAAATCCTAAAATACCTCTTGCATTCGGTATCATAATGTGTGCATATTCAACTCATCTTATGAGTTTATTTAATCTTCAAGCAGGATTCTGGGATTTTGTTTATCCGAGAGCAGTTTTAGCTCTTGGTATGGCTTTTGTTATAACTCCTTTAGCGGCAATGACAGTAGCGTATATTCCAAAAGAAAAAATGCAGGACGCTACTCCATTAAATGGTGTTATAAGAAACATTGGAGGCTCTGTTGGCACAGCGATAGTTACAACGATTGTATCGCAGAGAACACAGTTTCATCAGGCAAGACTTGTAGAAAATCTTACTCCCTATGACATTCCTTATCAGATTATAATTGAAAAATTAAATGAATATTTATCTATAAGGACATTTCTTCCACCAGAAAACCCGATATACAGAGAACTTATAAGGCAGGCTCAGACAATAGCTTTTAATGAAGCATTCTGGATTTTAAGTATTGCAATGATTTCAATGATTGTGACCATCATGTTTTTCCGTAAGCCGATTTATAAAAAGAAAGGAGGAAATGCTGGTGCAGTCCATTAA
- a CDS encoding ABC transporter permease: MDFKRAFRVWQRNATVYKKLYRSSLTLNFFEPMLYLIALGYGLGGFIKEINGMTYIEFIAPGIIMSSAMFAACYECTYGTYVRMVYQKTFDAILATPITFNELILGELLWGATKSLIYGTVIILVISLFGLVKSSYVVFLIPLILMCGLIFASLSLIATAIVPGIDSFNYFYTLILTPLFLFSGIFFPLEDMPEIVIKLSQANPLMHLVNISRAFCYGKIPYSFIYDLIVIVIYLFVLAPFPFILLKKRYVL, translated from the coding sequence ATGGACTTTAAAAGAGCATTTAGGGTATGGCAAAGGAATGCAACAGTTTATAAAAAACTTTATCGTTCAAGTCTTACACTTAATTTTTTTGAACCTATGCTTTATTTAATCGCTCTTGGTTACGGGCTTGGAGGATTTATAAAAGAGATAAATGGAATGACATATATTGAGTTTATTGCTCCTGGAATTATAATGTCTTCAGCCATGTTTGCTGCTTGTTATGAATGCACTTACGGAACTTATGTTAGAATGGTTTATCAAAAAACATTTGACGCAATCTTAGCAACTCCAATAACTTTTAATGAACTTATACTTGGAGAACTCCTATGGGGAGCAACAAAAAGCCTGATTTATGGTACTGTTATAATTCTTGTTATTTCATTGTTTGGACTGGTCAAATCTTCTTATGTAGTTTTTCTTATTCCATTAATTCTTATGTGTGGCTTAATATTTGCCAGTTTATCTTTAATTGCAACAGCTATAGTTCCAGGAATTGATTCGTTTAATTACTTTTATACTCTTATTCTGACTCCTCTTTTTTTATTTTCAGGAATTTTTTTCCCTCTTGAAGACATGCCTGAGATTGTAATTAAACTATCTCAGGCAAATCCCTTGATGCATCTTGTAAATATTTCAAGGGCATTTTGCTATGGGAAGATTCCATATAGTTTTATTTATGATTTAATAGTGATTGTTATTTATCTATTTGTTCTCGCTCCATTTCCGTTTATTTTGTTAAAGAAACGTTATGTTTTGTGA
- a CDS encoding sensor histidine kinase — translation MLQNRKKTEEQLIQAQKIEAAALLANGIAHDFNNLLTPILGFSGLVESKLGANHPLYPYVEHIHSSAEKAKELIKRLLSFSRKDTTEFKPLYLDDLLKDFLEFIHPILRKDIKIITDLNVGTIQIFADKNLIEQVIMNLVTNAKDAMPEGGILKISTSLIEIDETFVNTHGYGKPGRYVLLSISDTGHGMDEEVKQRIFEPFFTTKGDKGTGLGLSVVYNIVQQHNGYINVYSELQKGTTFEIYFPVFEILQENSNARGGI, via the coding sequence ATGTTACAAAACAGAAAAAAAACAGAGGAACAATTAATTCAAGCGCAGAAGATAGAAGCAGCAGCTTTGTTAGCCAATGGAATTGCTCATGACTTTAATAATTTATTGACTCCAATCTTAGGTTTTTCAGGATTAGTTGAATCTAAGCTTGGCGCAAATCATCCTTTGTATCCTTATGTTGAACATATCCATTCATCCGCAGAGAAAGCAAAAGAGCTTATAAAAAGACTTCTTTCTTTCAGTAGAAAAGATACTACTGAATTTAAACCTTTGTATTTGGATGATTTACTGAAAGATTTTTTAGAATTTATTCATCCTATTCTGCGAAAGGATATTAAAATAATAACAGATTTAAATGTTGGCACTATTCAAATTTTTGCTGATAAAAACTTGATTGAACAGGTAATAATGAATCTTGTAACTAATGCGAAAGACGCTATGCCAGAAGGTGGGATTTTAAAGATATCAACATCATTAATAGAAATTGATGAAACATTCGTTAATACACATGGCTATGGTAAACCAGGTAGGTATGTGCTACTTTCAATTAGTGATACAGGTCATGGTATGGATGAAGAGGTCAAACAGAGAATATTTGAACCATTTTTTACAACAAAGGGAGATAAAGGAACAGGACTTGGTTTATCGGTTGTATACAATATAGTCCAACAACATAATGGCTATATAAATGTCTATAGTGAACTGCAAAAAGGCACAACTTTTGAAATATATTTCCCTGTTTTTGAAATCCTGCAAGAAAACTCAAATGCGAGAGGAGGGATTTGA
- a CDS encoding SDR family oxidoreductase encodes MLVQSIKGKIALITGASKGIGLATAQKFANQGAQLALVSRSEELLNSIAEKIKKQFGVNVLSIPADISKTDEVERVFETLKSHFGKLDILVNNAGRGIFNYIENGSSKEWKEVIDLNLTGLIHCTHLAAKMMILQRSGHIVNISSVAGRVGIPGWSVYCATKWAVVGFSESIRKELIKYNIRVTVIEPGVVATQWGENMPEEWIKSRGAMKALKAEDVAEAIYYVVTQPEHVSINELLIRPTEQER; translated from the coding sequence ATGCTGGTGCAGTCCATTAAAGGAAAGATTGCACTTATAACAGGTGCATCAAAAGGTATAGGATTAGCAACTGCTCAGAAATTCGCAAATCAAGGAGCTCAACTTGCTCTTGTATCAAGGTCTGAAGAATTATTAAACAGCATTGCGGAGAAAATTAAAAAGCAGTTTGGCGTGAATGTTTTAAGTATACCTGCTGACATTTCCAAAACTGACGAAGTTGAAAGAGTATTTGAAACATTGAAATCTCATTTTGGTAAACTTGATATTTTAGTTAATAATGCAGGAAGAGGAATTTTTAACTATATTGAGAACGGTTCATCAAAAGAGTGGAAAGAGGTTATTGATTTAAATCTTACAGGACTTATTCACTGTACCCATTTAGCTGCAAAAATGATGATTTTGCAAAGAAGTGGTCATATTGTTAATATTTCTTCAGTAGCTGGAAGGGTTGGAATTCCAGGATGGTCAGTTTACTGTGCTACAAAATGGGCAGTTGTAGGATTTTCTGAATCAATTCGCAAAGAATTGATAAAATACAATATCCGTGTTACAGTAATAGAGCCAGGAGTCGTGGCAACACAGTGGGGCGAAAATATGCCTGAAGAATGGATAAAAAGTAGGGGTGCAATGAAAGCTTTAAAGGCTGAAGATGTTGCAGAGGCAATATACTATGTTGTAACTCAACCTGAGCATGTTTCTATAAATGAATTGCTTATAAGACCAACAGAACAGGAAAGATAA
- the purH gene encoding bifunctional phosphoribosylaminoimidazolecarboxamide formyltransferase/IMP cyclohydrolase: protein MIKRALISVSDKRGLVDFAKELDKLGVEILSTGGTAKTLRDSGIKVIDVSQYTGFPEIMDGRVKTLHPLIHGGILARRDNKEDIEAMERLGIKPIDMVVVNLYPFESVAKKHLSQILQPSDLNLQAFLEEAIENIDIGGPTLLRASAKNYKDVIVIVDPDDYSSIIEDIKKGSVSIEKKFELAKKVFSHTARYDALIADYFEKISPSGFKKDWTLPLKMTRTLRYGENPHQKAALYALNESPSLIDADVLQGKEMSFNNYLDTHSAVLLATEFSEPVCVIVKHNNPCGVAIGENIHTAYKKAFECDPVSAFGGIIAFNRVVDKETASEIINTFYEVIVAPDFDKDALEVFETKKNLRLLRFPSLSDKIQPSGFDLKRILGGFIVQEWDKVDNEFSQAKVVTKRQPTDEEWKALKFAWKVCKHIKSNAVVYAKEDRTVGLGIGQTSRVFSAKIGAMHALSSLKGTVVASDGFFPFRDNIDVLAQNGVTSIIQPGGSVRDQEVIDAANQYNIAMVFTGIRHFRH, encoded by the coding sequence GTGATAAAAAGAGCATTAATAAGTGTATCGGATAAAAGAGGTTTGGTGGATTTTGCAAAAGAGCTTGATAAATTGGGTGTTGAGATTCTTTCAACAGGTGGAACTGCAAAAACATTAAGAGATTCAGGAATTAAGGTAATAGATGTATCCCAGTATACGGGTTTCCCTGAAATTATGGATGGTAGAGTAAAAACTCTTCATCCTCTAATACATGGAGGAATTCTTGCAAGAAGGGATAATAAAGAGGATATTGAGGCAATGGAAAGACTTGGAATAAAACCTATTGACATGGTGGTAGTTAATCTCTATCCCTTTGAGTCTGTTGCAAAAAAACATTTATCTCAAATTCTTCAACCTTCAGACCTCAACCTTCAGGCTTTCTTAGAAGAAGCTATTGAAAACATTGATATTGGTGGACCTACACTTTTAAGAGCCTCGGCAAAAAACTATAAAGATGTAATTGTAATTGTTGATCCTGATGATTATTCTTCTATAATTGAAGATATTAAGAAAGGTAGCGTATCCATTGAAAAAAAATTTGAACTCGCAAAAAAAGTTTTTTCTCATACCGCAAGATATGATGCATTAATTGCAGATTATTTTGAAAAAATCAGTCCTTCAGGCTTTAAAAAAGATTGGACATTGCCTTTAAAGATGACAAGAACACTGAGATATGGAGAAAATCCTCATCAGAAAGCAGCACTTTATGCTCTCAATGAAAGCCCTTCTTTAATAGATGCAGATGTGCTTCAAGGAAAAGAGATGTCCTTCAACAACTATCTTGATACCCACTCTGCTGTTCTTCTGGCAACTGAATTCAGCGAGCCTGTATGCGTAATTGTAAAACACAATAATCCATGCGGGGTTGCCATAGGAGAAAATATTCATACTGCCTATAAAAAAGCCTTTGAATGTGATCCTGTAAGCGCATTCGGTGGAATAATTGCATTTAACAGAGTTGTTGATAAAGAAACAGCTTCGGAGATTATCAATACTTTTTATGAAGTAATTGTCGCACCAGATTTTGACAAAGATGCACTTGAGGTTTTTGAAACAAAGAAAAATCTCAGACTGTTGAGATTCCCCTCTCTATCTGATAAAATTCAACCGTCAGGATTTGATCTGAAAAGAATTCTTGGAGGGTTTATAGTGCAGGAGTGGGATAAGGTTGATAATGAATTTTCTCAAGCAAAAGTGGTAACCAAAAGACAACCAACAGATGAGGAATGGAAGGCTTTGAAGTTTGCATGGAAGGTTTGCAAACATATAAAATCAAATGCCGTAGTTTATGCTAAAGAAGACAGAACAGTAGGACTTGGCATTGGTCAAACAAGCAGAGTATTTTCAGCAAAAATAGGTGCAATGCATGCATTAAGTTCGCTAAAGGGCACTGTTGTAGCATCTGATGGATTTTTCCCATTCAGAGATAACATTGATGTTCTTGCTCAAAATGGAGTGACTTCTATTATTCAGCCAGGTGGTTCTGTTAGGGACCAGGAAGTAATAGATGCGGCAAATCAGTATAATATAGCTATGGTATTTACAGGAATAAGGCATTTCAGACATTAA
- a CDS encoding protoglobin domain-containing protein, producing MRPFKEIKANYYFTKEDEARLIELKPLMEKRAEKVVGALYQWIIQTESAKRVFKNESLIKHVMRLVRTWFIALFSGKYDNYFYDFLIRIGQRHERVGVDPHFMTRAINIIRNACVDILCEEIEKDREKYIISINKILDINLDIITSSYLEEEIKGYSPAYRIKIQLVRYGEIFSQLVSLVLIVGLSILTFAVIYLCGKDIYEILSGKLEQTIVTALGSVLILWVMLELLNTEIAHLKGGKFRISVFVGVALVTVIRETMIATLKHETIDFIISLIAAILIIGIVYWLVKRTEEEKR from the coding sequence ATGAGACCATTTAAAGAAATAAAGGCAAATTATTATTTTACAAAAGAAGATGAAGCAAGACTTATAGAGCTTAAACCTCTTATGGAAAAAAGAGCTGAGAAAGTAGTAGGAGCTCTTTATCAATGGATCATTCAAACAGAGTCGGCAAAAAGAGTTTTTAAGAACGAATCATTAATAAAGCATGTAATGAGACTTGTAAGAACATGGTTTATAGCTCTTTTTTCAGGTAAATATGATAACTACTTTTATGATTTTCTTATTAGAATTGGGCAAAGACATGAAAGAGTCGGAGTTGACCCTCATTTTATGACAAGAGCAATAAATATTATAAGAAATGCTTGTGTTGACATACTTTGCGAGGAAATAGAAAAAGACAGAGAAAAATATATAATTTCCATAAATAAAATACTTGATATAAATCTTGATATTATAACCTCCTCCTATCTTGAGGAAGAAATAAAAGGTTATTCCCCAGCCTATAGAATAAAAATCCAACTTGTAAGATACGGTGAAATATTTTCTCAGCTTGTAAGCCTTGTCCTTATAGTTGGATTAAGCATTCTTACTTTTGCTGTAATTTATCTTTGCGGAAAAGATATATATGAAATATTATCAGGTAAACTTGAACAGACAATTGTAACTGCCCTTGGTTCAGTACTTATTCTGTGGGTTATGCTTGAACTTTTAAATACTGAGATTGCCCATCTTAAGGGAGGAAAATTCAGAATAAGCGTTTTTGTTGGAGTTGCTCTTGTTACTGTAATAAGAGAGACTATGATAGCAACACTAAAACATGAAACAATTGATTTTATAATCTCACTTATAGCTGCCATTCTCATAATTGGTATAGTATACTGGTTGGTTAAAAGAACAGAGGAGGAAAAAAGATGA
- the purD gene encoding phosphoribosylamine--glycine ligase, with the protein MKVLVIGSGGREHAIVWKLAQSKVVDKIYCAPGNAGISEIAECVEVESKNFSALLDFVKYEWIDLTVVGPEEPLAKGIVDIFQKEGRKIIGPTKAGAQIESSKVFAKDFMKRHKIPTSEYKVFTSYTHAEEYIRLKGTPIVIKADGLAAGKGVFVCQSYDEAVDALKLIMKEKAFGSAGDRVVIEECLQGKEVSYLVFTDGKTIIPMVTSKDHKRLLDNDEGPNTGGMGTFSPNPIITPELEYEILETVIKPTIKGLKQEGIVYKGILYAGLMIINNKPYVLEFNCRFGDPETQVILPRLETDIMDIFMAIAEQKLNKVDVKWKNEASLCVILASEGYPGKYKKGIPIYGLEMFKGLKDITVFHAGTKFDDDGKIVTNGGRVLGITALGKDIKEARQKAYSAVEFIKFEGMQYRKDIGLNL; encoded by the coding sequence ATGAAAGTTCTTGTTATAGGTTCAGGAGGAAGAGAACATGCTATTGTATGGAAACTTGCTCAATCAAAAGTGGTAGACAAAATTTATTGTGCTCCTGGAAATGCAGGAATTTCTGAAATTGCTGAATGTGTAGAAGTTGAAAGCAAGAATTTCTCTGCTCTTTTAGACTTTGTAAAATACGAATGGATTGATCTCACAGTTGTAGGACCGGAAGAGCCTCTTGCTAAAGGAATTGTTGATATATTTCAGAAAGAGGGAAGAAAAATAATAGGTCCTACAAAAGCTGGGGCACAAATTGAAAGCAGTAAAGTATTTGCAAAGGATTTCATGAAAAGACATAAAATTCCGACATCAGAATATAAAGTTTTCACATCTTATACACATGCAGAAGAATATATCAGGTTAAAAGGAACACCCATTGTAATCAAAGCAGATGGACTTGCTGCAGGCAAAGGAGTTTTTGTGTGCCAAAGTTATGACGAAGCGGTTGATGCTCTAAAACTAATTATGAAAGAAAAAGCTTTTGGCTCTGCTGGAGACAGAGTTGTAATTGAAGAGTGTCTTCAAGGTAAAGAAGTTTCCTATCTTGTTTTTACTGATGGCAAAACCATTATACCAATGGTTACATCTAAGGATCATAAAAGACTTTTAGATAACGATGAAGGTCCAAATACTGGCGGCATGGGAACATTCAGCCCTAACCCAATAATTACTCCAGAACTTGAATATGAAATTCTTGAAACTGTAATAAAGCCAACTATTAAAGGATTAAAGCAAGAAGGAATAGTTTACAAAGGAATTCTCTATGCAGGGCTTATGATTATTAACAACAAACCCTATGTGCTTGAATTTAACTGTAGATTTGGAGATCCTGAAACTCAGGTAATTCTTCCAAGACTTGAAACTGATATTATGGACATCTTTATGGCAATAGCAGAACAAAAATTAAATAAAGTAGATGTGAAATGGAAAAATGAAGCCTCTCTATGTGTTATTCTGGCATCAGAGGGATATCCAGGAAAGTATAAAAAAGGGATACCTATTTATGGACTTGAAATGTTCAAAGGATTAAAGGATATTACAGTATTTCATGCAGGCACTAAATTTGATGATGATGGAAAAATTGTAACTAATGGCGGAAGAGTTTTAGGAATAACGGCTTTGGGCAAAGATATAAAAGAAGCAAGGCAAAAAGCGTACTCTGCTGTTGAGTTTATAAAATTTGAAGGAATGCAATATAGAAAAGACATTGGATTGAATCTTTAA